One region of Vigna angularis cultivar LongXiaoDou No.4 chromosome 10, ASM1680809v1, whole genome shotgun sequence genomic DNA includes:
- the LOC128194334 gene encoding uncharacterized protein LOC128194334 isoform X2 encodes MVDFENACADLGLELELEFPGFLNSLELSNEKLTGCTCLGGGCEICEEISSAICSASNYFAGAKEEIIMFKLDGNDPDEVASDQRTQVYSELSIPIEFSKVQYEFNALDLFKVEPIEPTLDYVPVMPAHTHILDSAFSIENIDMPYAVSELCTGFDIIPVDDSFTVGVHLAADLIDASEVIFEEPVQVMMETHADFEFSDGIAELNKEEAAETKATLVEAIDGVNIAKGVLNVQKQLKNLNGELQLLQQMPKQENFNAAMETIHKGAEHNGENPISSFFSLLLNSSYRSFIVVYIALSSIINSRIDNMLFFIKIKRINFDLWPI; translated from the exons ATGGTTGATTTTGAAAATGCTTGTGCTGATTTAGGATTAGAACTTGAACTTGAGTTTCCTGGGTTCTTAAACTCTTTAGAACTGAGTAACGAAAAACTCACTGGTTGTACATGCCTTGGGGGTGGTTGTGAAATTTGTGAAGAAATCAGTTCTGCCATATGTTCTGCTTCTAACTATTTTGCAGGTGCCAAGGAAGAGATCATTATGTTCAAGCTGGATGGAAATGACCCTGATGAGGTAGCTAGTGATCAGAGAACACAGGTTTATTCTGAACTTAGCATTCCCATAGAGTTCTCTAAGGTTCAATATGAATTTAATGCTTTGGATCTGTTTAAAGTTGAACCCATAGAACCTACTCTAGATTATGTTCCTGTTATGCCTGCACACACTCATATTTTAGATTCAGCCTTTTCCATTGAAAATATTGACATGCCTTATGCTGTTTCAGAGTTATGCACTGGTTTTGACATTATTCCAGTTGATGATAGCTTCACAGTAGGTGTTCATTTAGCTGCTGATTTGATAGATGCTAGTGAGGTCATTTTTGAGGAACCAGTCCAG GTTATGATGGAGACACATGCTGACTTCGAATTCAGTGATGGCATTGCAGAATTAAACAAAGAGGAAGCTGCAGAGACAAAGGCAACCCTGGTGGAGGCAATAGATGGTGTCAATATTGCTAAAGGAGTCTTGAACGTGCAGAAGCAATTGAAAAATTTGAATGGAGAACTGCAGTTACTGCAACAAATGCCTAAGCAGGAGAACTTCAATGCAGCCATGGAGACAATACACAAAGGAGCTGAGCACAATGGAGAAAATCCAATAAGCTCTTTCTTTTCCCTTCTTTTAAATAGTAGTTACAGGTCTTTTATAGTAGTTTACATAGCTTTAAGTAGCATAATAAATAGTAGGATAGATAATAtgttgtttttcataaaaataaaacgaatTAACTTTGATTTGTGGCCAATCTGA
- the LOC128194334 gene encoding uncharacterized protein LOC128194334 isoform X1, with the protein MFKLDGNDPDEVASDQRTQVYSELSIPIEFSKVQYEFNALDLFKVEPIEPTLDYVPVMPAHTHILDSAFSIENIDMPYAVSELCTGFDIIPVDDSFTVGVHLAADLIDASEVIFEEPVQVESDFNPSTGIAEMHTRFHVLHALPDVPDTSKHFKLLDEISVVHNVKIPTDRCSEFKSLFSDNLFENLLNDCNVNTQVMMETHADFEFSDGIAELNKEEAAETKATLVEAIDGVNIAKGVLNVQKQLKNLNGELQLLQQMPKQENFNAAMETIHKGAEHNGENPISSFFSLLLNSSYRSFIVVYIALSSIINSRIDNMLFFIKIKRINFDLWPI; encoded by the coding sequence ATGTTCAAGCTGGATGGAAATGACCCTGATGAGGTAGCTAGTGATCAGAGAACACAGGTTTATTCTGAACTTAGCATTCCCATAGAGTTCTCTAAGGTTCAATATGAATTTAATGCTTTGGATCTGTTTAAAGTTGAACCCATAGAACCTACTCTAGATTATGTTCCTGTTATGCCTGCACACACTCATATTTTAGATTCAGCCTTTTCCATTGAAAATATTGACATGCCTTATGCTGTTTCAGAGTTATGCACTGGTTTTGACATTATTCCAGTTGATGATAGCTTCACAGTAGGTGTTCATTTAGCTGCTGATTTGATAGATGCTAGTGAGGTCATTTTTGAGGAACCAGTCCAGGTTGAATCTGACTTTAATCCTTCTACTGGTATAGCTGAAATGCACACTCGTTTTCATGTCTTGCATGCTTTACCTGATGTGCCTGATACTTCTAAGCATTTTAAATTGCTTGATGAAATTTCTGTTGTGCATAATGTAAAGATACCTACTGATAGGTGCTCTGAATTTAAGTCATTGTTTTCTGATAACCTGTTTGAGAACCTGCTGAATGACTGTAATGTAAATACACAGGTTATGATGGAGACACATGCTGACTTCGAATTCAGTGATGGCATTGCAGAATTAAACAAAGAGGAAGCTGCAGAGACAAAGGCAACCCTGGTGGAGGCAATAGATGGTGTCAATATTGCTAAAGGAGTCTTGAACGTGCAGAAGCAATTGAAAAATTTGAATGGAGAACTGCAGTTACTGCAACAAATGCCTAAGCAGGAGAACTTCAATGCAGCCATGGAGACAATACACAAAGGAGCTGAGCACAATGGAGAAAATCCAATAAGCTCTTTCTTTTCCCTTCTTTTAAATAGTAGTTACAGGTCTTTTATAGTAGTTTACATAGCTTTAAGTAGCATAATAAATAGTAGGATAGATAATAtgttgtttttcataaaaataaaacgaatTAACTTTGATTTGTGGCCAATCTGA
- the LOC128194334 gene encoding uncharacterized protein LOC128194334 isoform X3, giving the protein MVDFENACADLGLELELEFPGFLNSLELSNEKLTGCTCLGGGCEICEEISSAICSASNYFAGAKEEIIMFKLDGNDPDEVASDQRTQVYSELSIPIEFSKVQYEFNALDLFKVEPIEPTLDYVPVMPAHTHILDSAFSIENIDMPYAVSELCTGFDIIPVDDSFTVGVHLAADLIDASEVIFEEPVQVESDFNPSTGYDGDTC; this is encoded by the exons ATGGTTGATTTTGAAAATGCTTGTGCTGATTTAGGATTAGAACTTGAACTTGAGTTTCCTGGGTTCTTAAACTCTTTAGAACTGAGTAACGAAAAACTCACTGGTTGTACATGCCTTGGGGGTGGTTGTGAAATTTGTGAAGAAATCAGTTCTGCCATATGTTCTGCTTCTAACTATTTTGCAGGTGCCAAGGAAGAGATCATTATGTTCAAGCTGGATGGAAATGACCCTGATGAGGTAGCTAGTGATCAGAGAACACAGGTTTATTCTGAACTTAGCATTCCCATAGAGTTCTCTAAGGTTCAATATGAATTTAATGCTTTGGATCTGTTTAAAGTTGAACCCATAGAACCTACTCTAGATTATGTTCCTGTTATGCCTGCACACACTCATATTTTAGATTCAGCCTTTTCCATTGAAAATATTGACATGCCTTATGCTGTTTCAGAGTTATGCACTGGTTTTGACATTATTCCAGTTGATGATAGCTTCACAGTAGGTGTTCATTTAGCTGCTGATTTGATAGATGCTAGTGAGGTCATTTTTGAGGAACCAGTCCAGGTTGAATCTGACTTTAATCCTTCTACTG GTTATGATGGAGACACATGCTGA